In the genome of Blastocatellia bacterium, the window GGGCGTGCCCCGACCGACCCTGGAACACTTAGTAAATGCGCAAAAGGAGGCGCTTCTGGCCGTGCGCTCTCTTTTGGACGCCGCCATCGAAGACATCGAGAGTTGGTTGAAGCCCGAGTCAGAGAGAGGCGTTGAGAAGGTAGAAATCCAGTAAAACTAGATTCCGGGTGCGTTCGGGCGCGAAATCTACATCGCCGGGTTCATTACGTCTTGACGAAGAGGGGCTTCTTTTGGTAACTTCAAACGTGTTCTAGACTTAATGGTCAAGGTGGAGGGAGCGGGATTCGGTGGCCAAGGCGACTCGGAGAGCGAAAAAGTCCAAATCCACATCCAGGCGAGTCCCCGCTTCGACCCCTGCGGCCTCTCGGAGAAAGGTCACCGGTCGGGGAAAAGCGTCTAAAGGCCGGGCTACGGCTCGAAAGGAATCGTCAACGGCTCGCCATCGAGCTTCTCAAGAGGCCCCTTCGAAGAAGGCTGCGGTGCGAGCCCCACTCACGAGCAGAGAGCGAGTGCTCGCCCCTCCGGCCGTGCGGGCTTTCGAGCAAGCCGTTAAGCTCTTCAATCGCCAGGAGTTTGAGAGGGCACGGGAGGCGTTCCAAACCCTCATTGAACGCTTCCCGACGGAGGCCGAGGTGCTGGCACGGGCTCGCGCCTATCTGGCCATTTGCGAGCAGAAACTCAAGGCGCCTCGCCCAGTGCCGCGCACGGCCGAGGCACTCTATGACCAAGGGATCATTGAGCTGAATCGCGGGCAGATCGCTCCGGCCATCGCCTATTTTGAGAAGGCCCTCAGGCTCGATCCCCGCGCTGATCATGCCGTGTACGCCCTAGCTGCCGCTTACGCCCGAGGCGGTCACGTCGAGAAAGCTCTGGCGACTTTGCGCCAGGCGATCGCCATGCGGGAGACCTATCGGCTCCATGCGCGTCGAGATCCCGACTTCTTCTCCCTCTACGCGAATCCGGAATTCCAAAAACTCGTTGGGATCGAGGTCATTGAGTAAAACGCCTGCTGATGGGCGTTCTCTTTACGACCCCCGTCGAGAACGAATCCTTCGTCCCTGAAGCCTCAGGTCATGACGCTTAGTCGTCATTCCTCCGGAGACGTCTCCGCCTCGGCAGGAGGTAGATCCTTATACAGGTACTTGATCGCGTGCTTGAAGATGAGCAAGTTGGGCTCTCCATTGCGATGCAATTTGATGCAGTTTTTATCGTACCATTCGATCGTGCCCCGAATGACCTCCCCGTCGGTGAGGACGACAACCATCGGAGTCTTGGCCTCCATTTGCTTCCGGTAGTAGTAGTTCTCCGCATGCGTTTGTTCGGGCGGCACGCGCTTCTTCGACTGTGTTTGCACAATCTGCGTGCGCGTCAAGTTGTTCGGATCATAAAGACCCCGGCTGCTGACATCTGTGTATGTCGCTCGCACCGTCTTCTTAGTCACAAACGCACCCTCCAAATGATTTCTTCGTCTCGTTCCCGTTGGGGAGAGCAAGCTAGGCTAATATTACAGGAAAACACGCCGTTTGGCAAGATGCGGATGAAGACGCCTTCTCTCAAACGTACGAGTGGGAAGACGGGCATGAGTCGGACGGTTGACGTTGCGAGCGTGAAGGTGCTATAGATTGAGCGATATTGTCGGCGAGTGGGCGCATATGTTGGAATCGTTACGAGAGCGTTTAGTGGCGCGTCTTCGAGAATGCGTTCGAGAGCGGTTTGACCTCGCGTTAGAGGAGGTTCCGATCGAGATCCCGCCACAGGTCGAATATGGGGATTTGGCCTT includes:
- a CDS encoding tetratricopeptide repeat protein — encoded protein: MRAPLTSRERVLAPPAVRAFEQAVKLFNRQEFERAREAFQTLIERFPTEAEVLARARAYLAICEQKLKAPRPVPRTAEALYDQGIIELNRGQIAPAIAYFEKALRLDPRADHAVYALAAAYARGGHVEKALATLRQAIAMRETYRLHARRDPDFFSLYANPEFQKLVGIEVIE
- a CDS encoding RNA chaperone Hfq, which encodes MTKKTVRATYTDVSSRGLYDPNNLTRTQIVQTQSKKRVPPEQTHAENYYYRKQMEAKTPMVVVLTDGEVIRGTIEWYDKNCIKLHRNGEPNLLIFKHAIKYLYKDLPPAEAETSPEE